A stretch of the Aegilops tauschii subsp. strangulata cultivar AL8/78 chromosome 4, Aet v6.0, whole genome shotgun sequence genome encodes the following:
- the LOC109742642 gene encoding uncharacterized protein isoform X2 — protein sequence MKIFLDTTRLLAAKTNNLLQELWNYIEDGKIMQSAILLLAAQEQIRGGSSSKMNGSSKKNGFDILSKCVMRLSIALKWEKGSHGMAQELLEERKTLTDCAWLLVDVISHAGEDLSAYIQAHSAVPHAEVFQHVSSVLEDYGFCPTGDLMDTINLQPYNCRKSNGESCKGLTDANMAVMESANLDAADDKALRKKVGGGWDPTYTKRSFFPYWRSVLQARFPLKVYPAYASSDRMAGLRGQLHVTLSNKMAHGPTPTPNHKLGPMRRISPLTSNNQPRRCFVTAATGAFRLLKVLK from the exons ATG AAGATCTTCTTGGACACAACTAGACTGCTTGCAGCGAAAACAAATAATCTACTTCAAGAGCTCTGGAATTACATTGAGGATGGAAAAATTATGCAGTCTGCtattctactactggctgctcaAGAGCAAATCCGTGGGGGCAGTTCTTCCAAGATGAATGGCAGTAGTAAGAAAAATGGGTTTGACATTCTCAGTAAATGTGTAATGAGGCTTTCAATTGCCTTGAAATGGGAGAAAGGTTCACATGGAATGGCACAGGAGCTTCTGGAGGAAAGGAAGACACTTACTGATTGCGCGTGGCTGCTTGTTGATGTAATTTCCCATGCTGGTGAAGATCTTTCTGCATACATTCAAGCGCATTCTGCG GTTCCCCATGCGGAGGTCTTTCAACATGTTTCATCTGTCCTCGAGGACTATGGATTTTGCCCTACTGGAGATCTCATGGACACTATAAACCT CCAGCCTTATAACTGCAGAAAGTCAAACGGAGAGTCATGCAAAG GGCTTACAGATGCAAACATGGCAGTTATGGAATCGGCCAATCTGGATGCTGCAGACGATAAG GCTCTGAGGAAGAAAGTAGGTGGAGGATGGGATCCCACATATACAAAGAGAAGTTTTTTCCCATATTGGAGATCAGTGTTACAAGCTCGGTTTCCTTTGAAGGTGTATCCAGCCTATGCAAGCTCAGATCGTATGGCTGGGCTTCGTGGACAACTCCATGTCACTCTGAGTAACAAAATGGCCCATGGGCCTACTCCTACTCCAAATCATAAACTTGGTCCAATGCGGAGAATCTCGCCACTTACAAGCAATAATCAACCCAGAAGGTGTTTTGTCACTGCTGCTACTGGTGCATTCAGGCTCTTGAAGGTGCTAAAGTAG
- the LOC109742642 gene encoding uncharacterized protein isoform X1, whose protein sequence is MKIFLDTTRLLAAKTNNLLQELWNYIEDGKIMQSAILLLAAQEQIRGGSSSKMNGSSKKNGFDILSKCVMRLSIALKWEKGSHGMAQELLEERKTLTDCAWLLVDVISHAGEDLSAYIQAHSAVPHAEVFQHVSSVLEDYGFCPTGDLMDTINLQPYNCRKSNGESCKGLTDANMAVMESANLDAADDKVTTVGNDGLALMARQHTTQTHALRKKVGGGWDPTYTKRSFFPYWRSVLQARFPLKVYPAYASSDRMAGLRGQLHVTLSNKMAHGPTPTPNHKLGPMRRISPLTSNNQPRRCFVTAATGAFRLLKVLK, encoded by the exons ATG AAGATCTTCTTGGACACAACTAGACTGCTTGCAGCGAAAACAAATAATCTACTTCAAGAGCTCTGGAATTACATTGAGGATGGAAAAATTATGCAGTCTGCtattctactactggctgctcaAGAGCAAATCCGTGGGGGCAGTTCTTCCAAGATGAATGGCAGTAGTAAGAAAAATGGGTTTGACATTCTCAGTAAATGTGTAATGAGGCTTTCAATTGCCTTGAAATGGGAGAAAGGTTCACATGGAATGGCACAGGAGCTTCTGGAGGAAAGGAAGACACTTACTGATTGCGCGTGGCTGCTTGTTGATGTAATTTCCCATGCTGGTGAAGATCTTTCTGCATACATTCAAGCGCATTCTGCG GTTCCCCATGCGGAGGTCTTTCAACATGTTTCATCTGTCCTCGAGGACTATGGATTTTGCCCTACTGGAGATCTCATGGACACTATAAACCT CCAGCCTTATAACTGCAGAAAGTCAAACGGAGAGTCATGCAAAG GGCTTACAGATGCAAACATGGCAGTTATGGAATCGGCCAATCTGGATGCTGCAGACGATAAG GTCACAACTGTTGGAAATGACGGCCTCGCCCTTATGGCACGGCAGCACACTACACAAACACAT GCTCTGAGGAAGAAAGTAGGTGGAGGATGGGATCCCACATATACAAAGAGAAGTTTTTTCCCATATTGGAGATCAGTGTTACAAGCTCGGTTTCCTTTGAAGGTGTATCCAGCCTATGCAAGCTCAGATCGTATGGCTGGGCTTCGTGGACAACTCCATGTCACTCTGAGTAACAAAATGGCCCATGGGCCTACTCCTACTCCAAATCATAAACTTGGTCCAATGCGGAGAATCTCGCCACTTACAAGCAATAATCAACCCAGAAGGTGTTTTGTCACTGCTGCTACTGGTGCATTCAGGCTCTTGAAGGTGCTAAAGTAG